The Deinococcus hopiensis KR-140 sequence GGTGCAGACACCCGGGTGCAGAAGCCGTGCGGCTCTAGCATACGGTCAAGTTCGTGCCCGCCTCAATCGGTCTCCCCTTCATGCCCTGGACCGTGCAACTGGGGCCGCAGCGCCGGGTCGTGCAGCGCCGCCCAGACCTCGGCCCGCAACCGCCGCAGGTCCACTCCCGCGTACACGCCCGGAAGCAGGTCCAGATACCGCCCGGCCTTGTGGTAGTTGCGGGCCGTGAGGCTGCCATGGTGCCAGCGCTTATGCAGCGCGGCGGCAAGCAAAATGAGGGCTTGGAGAAAGCGGCGGTCCTCACCTTCGGCGCGCATCCACGGCCCCTCCCAGGCCTCGTGCGCCTCCCACCACTGCCCGGTGGCAAACAGGGCCGCGCCCGCCTGAACTTCCGCGCCAAAATCACCGCTCATGTCGGTAGCGTAGCGCCCTGGCTGCTCCCAAGCGGCGATGAAAGGCGCGTTAGGAGGCCCCCATCTGCCGCATATCCAGATATGCCCCCGGGGGGTATAGTGACAGACATGAAGCCTGTGGAACTCACCGACAGCAACTTTCAAACCGAGACTGGCGAGGGCCTGACCCTGGTGGACTTCTGGGCCCCCTGGTGCGGTCCCTGCCGCATCATCGCGCCCGTCATCGAGGAACTCGCCGGGCAGTACGAGGGCCGCGTCAAGGTCGCC is a genomic window containing:
- a CDS encoding DUF309 domain-containing protein: MSGDFGAEVQAGAALFATGQWWEAHEAWEGPWMRAEGEDRRFLQALILLAAALHKRWHHGSLTARNYHKAGRYLDLLPGVYAGVDLRRLRAEVWAALHDPALRPQLHGPGHEGETD